From Rutidosis leptorrhynchoides isolate AG116_Rl617_1_P2 chromosome 3, CSIRO_AGI_Rlap_v1, whole genome shotgun sequence, a single genomic window includes:
- the LOC139897898 gene encoding uncharacterized protein → MQSDLGKLFVGGISWDTNEERLQEYFSTFGEVLEAVIMKDHTTGRARGFGFVVFADPVVAERVIKEKHNIDGRMVEAKKAVPRDDQSTISRNSSSIQGSPGPNRTKKIFVGGLASTVTENDFKRYFEQFGMITDVVVMYDHNTQRPRGFGFITFDSEDAVDQVLLKTFHELNGKMVEVKRAVPKELSPSPNRTMLGGFPYGLGRTGSLFSNYGQGPPYSPGAVGGYGVSPARMATRSGFSPFGSGYGMGLNFEPGMSSPNYNRGMNMNMNYGRGMSPNPYFAGNSNRYAGPIGFDVGNVGNIGNVGNGGNVSFFSSTPRNLWGNGGFNYGSNSTGSSSIGGGVFGNTGLNWSSNPIANQGGGNSTTQTGNLNYGGDNSYGLGGSGYGRNGATSGVATSYGGANGGYDGPFSDFYGDGGGGGGGGSVYGGDPTWRSANSEQEESGSFGGYGLGGGGDGSGVQTINSPGYVGGYSVAKRQTNRGIAG, encoded by the exons ATACAAATGAAGAACGTTTGCAAGAATATTTTAGTACTTTTGGTGAAGTTTTAGAAGCTGTGATCATGAAAGATCACACAACTGGACGCGCACGCGGTTTTGGTTTTGTTGTTTTCGCTGATCCTGTTGTTGCAGAGAGAGTTATCAAAGAGAAACACAATATTGATGGCCGAATG GTTGAGGCAAAAAAGGCTGTTCCTAGGGATGATCAGAGCACAATAAGTAGAAACAGTAGTAGTATTCAAGGTTCACCTGGTCCTAATCGAACGAAAAAGATATTTGTAGGAGGTTTAGCTTCGACAGTAACAGAAAACGATTTTAAAAGGTACTTTGAACAATTTGGTATGATTACGGATGTTGTGGTTATGTATGATCATAATACACAAAGACCAAGAGGATTTGGATTCATTACTTTTGATTCAGAGGATGCAGTTGACCAAGTACTATTAAAAACTTTTCATGAACTGAACGGTAAAATGGTTGAAGTAAAACGAGCCGTTCCAAAAGAGCTTTCTCCTAGTCCTAACCGAACCATGCTTGGTGGTTTTCCTTATGGTTTGGGTCGAACCGGTAGCTTGTTTAGTAACTATGGTCAGGGACCACCTTACTCTCCTGGTGCGGTTGGTGGTTATGGTGTTAGCCCTGCTAGGATGGCTACTAGAAGTGGGTTCAGTCCGTTTGGTTCTGGTTATGGAATGGGGTTAAACTTTGAGCCCGGTATGAGTAGCCCGAATTATAATAGgggtatgaatatgaatatgaactaTGGACGAGGAATGAGCCCGAACCCGTATTTTGCTGGAAATTCAAATCGGTATGCGGGTCCCATCGGTTTTGATGTTGGGAATGTTGGGAATATCGGGAATGTCGGGAATGGTGGAAACGTATCGTTTTTCAGCTCGACTCCAAGGAATTTGTGGGGTAATGGTGGGTTTAATTATGGGTCGAATTCGACCGGGTCAAGTTCGATTGGAGGTGGTGTGTTTGGGAATACGGGTCTCAATTGGAGTTCTAACCCGATTGCAAATCAAGGTGGCGGGAACTCGACTACTCAAACGGGAAATCTTAATTATGGAGGCGATAATAGTTATGGTTTAGGAGGTAGTGGGTATGGTAGAAATGGTGCTACTAGTGGAGTTGCGACATCGTATGGTGGTGCTAATGGTGGCTATGACGGGCCTTTTTCAGACTTTTATGGtgatggtggtggcggtggcggtggcggcTCGGTGTATGGTGGTGACCCAACTTGGCGGTCGGCAAATAGTGAGCAAGAGGAATCTGGGTCGTTTGGCGGGTATGGGTTAGGCGGTGGCGGTGATGGTTCTGGTGTGCAGACTATAAACTCTCCTGGTTATGTTGGTGGTTATAGTGTTGCTAAACGACAAACAAACAGAg GTATTGCTGGTTAG
- the LOC139901489 gene encoding uncharacterized mitochondrial protein AtMg00810-like: protein MSTPMRTLLNTDENGEPFDITLYRSMVGSLMYLTPSRPDITLAVTICARFQSNPKKSHSKAVVRIFQYLKGTPNFGIWYHHGSDFNLTAYRDADHGGCHVDRKSTSGSL from the coding sequence atgtcaaccccaatgaggactttgctCAATACTGAtgaaaatggggaaccctttgatattactctTTATCGAAGTATGGTTGGTTCTCTCATGTATCTGACTCCCAgcagaccagacattacacttgctgtaactatcTGTGCTCGGTTTCAGTCAAACCCAaagaaatcacactccaaagcggtggttagAATTTTCCAATACCTTAAAGGCACACCTAACTTTGGAATCTGGTATCatcatggatctgatttcaatcttACTGCTTACagggatgcggatcatggcggttgtcaTGTAGATAGGAAAAGCACATCCGGATCACTTTAG